The following proteins are co-located in the Nocardia bhagyanarayanae genome:
- a CDS encoding 30S ribosomal protein bS22 has product MGSVIKKRRKRMSKKKHRKLLRRTRVQRRKLGK; this is encoded by the coding sequence ATGGGTTCTGTGATCAAGAAGCGCCGCAAGCGCATGTCGAAGAAGAAGCACCGCAAGCTGCTTCGCCGCACGCGTGTTCAGCGGCGCAAACTCGGCAAGTGA
- the proC gene encoding pyrroline-5-carboxylate reductase codes for MTRIAVIGGGRIGEALIAGLLESGRASKDLVVVETHADRAELIASRFGVRVTGEAADAAVGADLLVIAVKPGDVDTVLTELGKAELNAGDRDQVLVSLAAGVPTARLEAKLPAGFPVVRVMSNTPMLVGQGMSALAPGRYAKPEQLELVTDVLGAVGKVVTVAESQMDAVTAVSGSGPAYFLLVVEAMVDAGVGLGLTRDVATQLVVQTMVGSAALLDESGQSAVDLRAAVTSPAGTTAAALRELERGGVRSAFLEALHAAKQRSAEQGASAE; via the coding sequence ATGACGAGAATTGCGGTGATCGGTGGAGGCCGGATCGGGGAGGCGTTGATCGCCGGTTTGCTGGAATCGGGCAGGGCGAGCAAGGATCTGGTCGTCGTCGAGACGCACGCCGACCGGGCCGAGCTGATCGCGAGCCGGTTCGGCGTGCGCGTCACGGGCGAGGCGGCCGACGCGGCCGTCGGCGCCGATCTGCTGGTGATCGCGGTCAAGCCGGGTGACGTCGACACGGTGCTGACCGAATTGGGGAAGGCCGAGCTGAACGCGGGCGACCGCGACCAGGTGCTCGTCTCGCTGGCCGCGGGCGTGCCGACCGCGCGGCTGGAGGCCAAGCTGCCCGCGGGCTTCCCCGTAGTGCGGGTGATGTCGAATACCCCGATGCTGGTCGGCCAGGGCATGAGCGCGCTCGCGCCGGGGCGTTACGCCAAGCCCGAGCAGCTGGAGCTGGTCACCGACGTGCTCGGCGCGGTCGGCAAGGTCGTCACCGTCGCCGAGTCGCAGATGGACGCGGTCACCGCGGTGTCGGGCTCCGGCCCCGCCTACTTCCTGCTGGTCGTCGAGGCCATGGTCGACGCGGGCGTCGGGCTCGGCCTGACCAGGGACGTCGCGACCCAGCTCGTGGTGCAGACGATGGTCGGCTCGGCCGCGCTGCTCGACGAATCCGGCCAGAGCGCGGTGGACCTGCGCGCGGCCGTCACCTCGCCCGCGGGCACCACCGCGGCGGCGTTGCGCGAACTCGAGCGCGGCGGCGTTCGCTCGGCGTTTCTCGAGGCTTTGCACGCGGCCAAACAGCGTTCCGCCGAACAAGGCGCGTCGGCGGAATAA
- a CDS encoding sugar phosphate isomerase/epimerase family protein — MLVGLSSASVYPQNTEAAFRYAADLGYDGVELMVWAEPASQSIATVQNYTRKYGVPVLAVHAPCLLISQRVWGADPVAKLERSVRTAEALGADTVVVHPPFRWQRRYADGFAEQVAELEEHSPVVVAVENMFPMRADTLFGRGANAAKRLERRGGPGWGLTAFSPSYDPTDTGFRHYTLDLSHTATAGSDPLALAARMGQGLAHLHLADGRGAAHDEHLVPGDGTQPCAELCAQLVRNGFTGHAVAEINTQNARTTAHRAAMLHRTLAFARLHLNGVAPSPAPASAQANRV; from the coding sequence ATTCTGGTCGGGCTGTCCAGCGCGTCGGTCTACCCGCAGAACACCGAGGCGGCTTTCCGGTACGCGGCCGATCTCGGTTACGACGGCGTCGAGTTGATGGTCTGGGCCGAGCCTGCCAGTCAGAGCATCGCCACCGTGCAGAACTACACCCGCAAGTACGGCGTCCCGGTGCTCGCGGTGCACGCGCCGTGCCTGTTGATCTCCCAGCGCGTGTGGGGCGCGGACCCGGTGGCCAAGCTGGAGCGCAGCGTGCGCACCGCCGAGGCGCTCGGGGCGGACACGGTGGTCGTCCATCCGCCGTTCCGCTGGCAGCGCCGCTACGCGGACGGCTTCGCCGAGCAGGTCGCCGAGCTCGAGGAGCACAGCCCGGTCGTCGTCGCGGTGGAGAACATGTTCCCGATGCGCGCGGACACGCTGTTCGGCCGCGGCGCGAACGCGGCGAAGCGACTGGAGCGGCGCGGTGGTCCGGGCTGGGGCCTGACCGCGTTCAGCCCGTCCTACGACCCCACCGACACCGGCTTCCGGCACTACACACTCGATCTCTCGCACACCGCGACCGCAGGCTCCGATCCGCTGGCACTCGCCGCCAGAATGGGGCAGGGCCTCGCCCACCTGCACCTGGCCGACGGGCGCGGCGCGGCACACGACGAGCACCTCGTCCCGGGCGACGGCACCCAGCCCTGTGCCGAACTCTGCGCGCAGCTGGTGCGCAACGGCTTCACCGGCCACGCCGTCGCCGAGATCAACACCCAGAACGCCCGCACCACCGCTCACCGCGCGGCGATGCTGCACCGCACGCTGGCCTTCGCCCGGCTGCACCTCAACGGCGTCGCGCCCAGTCCCGCGCCCGCCTCGGCGCAGGCGAATCGGGTGTAA
- a CDS encoding NAD-dependent epimerase/dehydratase family protein, whose translation MVTGASRFFGSAVVAKLAQDPAVERILAVDTMTPSRELRRRMGRAEFVRGDIRNPLIRKVIGGHEVDTVVHTAILAKPPAGGGRAVMKDLNVLGAMQLFAVCQKSPSVRRVVVRSTSAIYGCSAKDPAKFTEEMSARTPPRGWFARDMIEIEGFVRGLARRRPDIAASILRFAPIVGPRLAGRGVQYLRSPVTPTVFGRDPRMQLLHEEDAVAALAHAAQAAPGGTYNVAGDGALALSQAVRRAGRIELPVPFTVFRTAGRALMGPVMREFTGEQLDYFHFGCGLDTTRMRTELGFEPRWTTVQAFDDFIGGAALRPVFDPAWIDAAEKKLLGLIGAGTGAHQ comes from the coding sequence ATGGTGACCGGCGCCAGCCGCTTCTTCGGCAGCGCCGTGGTAGCCAAGCTCGCTCAGGATCCGGCCGTCGAGCGTATTCTCGCCGTCGACACCATGACCCCGAGCCGGGAGCTGCGGCGCCGCATGGGCCGCGCCGAGTTCGTTCGCGGCGACATTCGAAATCCCCTGATCCGCAAGGTGATCGGCGGCCACGAGGTCGACACCGTCGTGCACACCGCGATACTGGCCAAGCCGCCCGCCGGCGGCGGCCGCGCGGTGATGAAAGACCTCAACGTGCTGGGCGCCATGCAGCTGTTCGCCGTCTGCCAGAAGTCGCCGTCGGTGCGGCGCGTCGTGGTCCGCTCGACCTCGGCGATCTACGGGTGCAGCGCCAAGGATCCGGCGAAATTCACCGAGGAAATGAGCGCGCGCACGCCGCCGCGCGGATGGTTTGCGCGCGACATGATCGAAATCGAGGGTTTCGTGCGCGGCCTCGCTCGCCGCCGCCCCGATATCGCGGCATCGATTCTGCGTTTCGCGCCCATTGTCGGCCCGCGACTGGCAGGCCGCGGCGTACAGTATCTCCGTTCACCGGTAACCCCGACCGTCTTCGGCCGGGACCCTCGAATGCAGCTGTTGCACGAAGAAGATGCGGTGGCCGCGCTCGCACATGCGGCGCAAGCGGCCCCGGGCGGTACCTACAACGTCGCGGGCGATGGTGCGTTGGCGCTGTCACAGGCGGTGCGTCGAGCGGGGCGCATCGAACTGCCGGTGCCGTTCACGGTGTTCCGCACCGCGGGTCGCGCGTTGATGGGGCCGGTGATGCGGGAATTCACCGGCGAACAACTCGATTACTTCCATTTCGGCTGTGGCCTGGACACCACGCGGATGCGAACCGAACTCGGTTTCGAACCGCGCTGGACAACGGTTCAGGCGTTCGACGACTTCATCGGGGGCGCAGCGTTGCGGCCCGTCTTCGATCCGGCGTGGATCGATGCCGCAGAAAAGAAACTGCTCGGCCTCATCGGGGCCGGTACGGGAGCACACCAATGA
- a CDS encoding helix-turn-helix domain-containing protein: MLGGGTQFLTVAEVANLMRVSKMTVYRLVHSGELPAVRVGRSFRVHAKAVHDYLETSYFDAG; encoded by the coding sequence ATGCTCGGCGGTGGTACGCAATTCCTCACGGTCGCCGAAGTGGCGAATCTGATGCGGGTGTCCAAGATGACGGTCTACCGGTTGGTGCATTCGGGCGAGCTGCCCGCGGTGCGCGTCGGCCGGTCGTTCCGGGTGCACGCGAAGGCCGTGCACGACTATCTGGAGACGTCCTACTTCGACGCTGGGTGA
- a CDS encoding thioesterase family protein gives MTLELTTDAVEPTATDAPFAEVCALTELLSGDAEVGRYAGVIDEIWTIGQKVHGGTMVAASAAAATRWLRASDPALAEMAPIAASSDFLGAPEPGEVEYEVRIRKIGRQICLADATLTQNGRAMVRTAFTFGHLDDIEPLYAPEHGDMPAEPAADAMGYEGSPMGKIVNVAKGADLYLDRSWAPFLEGARGEPRLRLWMRPFDGDQRDPDVSMFFAMMAADMSPPVPVNLGQFGWAPTVQMTTYLRRRPAPGWLRVIATSHEVGGRMFDEDQLILDSTGAVVAQSRQLALIPQSR, from the coding sequence ATGACGTTGGAGTTGACCACCGACGCGGTCGAGCCGACCGCGACGGATGCCCCGTTCGCCGAGGTGTGCGCGCTGACCGAACTGCTCTCCGGCGACGCCGAGGTCGGCCGGTACGCGGGCGTCATCGACGAGATCTGGACCATCGGCCAGAAAGTGCACGGCGGCACCATGGTCGCCGCGAGCGCCGCGGCCGCCACCCGCTGGCTGCGCGCCTCCGATCCGGCGCTCGCCGAGATGGCCCCCATCGCCGCCAGTTCGGACTTCCTCGGCGCGCCCGAGCCGGGCGAGGTCGAGTACGAGGTGCGCATCCGCAAGATCGGCCGCCAGATCTGCCTGGCCGACGCCACGCTCACCCAGAACGGGCGCGCGATGGTGCGCACCGCGTTCACCTTCGGCCACCTCGACGACATCGAGCCGCTCTACGCGCCCGAGCACGGCGACATGCCCGCCGAACCGGCCGCCGACGCGATGGGTTACGAGGGTTCGCCGATGGGCAAGATCGTGAACGTCGCCAAGGGCGCCGACCTCTACCTGGACCGGTCGTGGGCGCCGTTCCTCGAGGGCGCGCGGGGCGAGCCGCGGCTGCGGCTGTGGATGCGCCCGTTCGATGGCGATCAGCGCGACCCCGACGTGTCGATGTTCTTCGCGATGATGGCGGCCGACATGAGCCCGCCGGTGCCGGTGAACCTCGGCCAGTTCGGCTGGGCGCCCACTGTGCAGATGACCACATACCTGCGCCGCAGGCCCGCGCCGGGCTGGCTGCGCGTCATCGCCACCTCGCACGAGGTGGGCGGCCGCATGTTCGACGAGGACCAGCTCATCCTGGACAGCACCGGCGCGGTGGTCGCCCAGAGCCGCCAACTCGCACTGATTCCCCAGAGCCGCTGA